CGGCTCTCGGGTGCGGAGATGCTCGTCAAGGGCATCGCGATCGATCATCGGCGGCGCGGCCATACGGTCTGCATCGCGTCGCTCCTGCCGGCCGAGGGCGACTTCGCCGATGCCGCGCGGGAATTGGCCGCGCATCAGGTGGAGTGTGCTTTTCCCGCGAGGCGGCACGAGCACTTCGCGCGGCTCGTTTTTCTCTATCGCACGATCCGGCGCTTCGCGCCCGACATCGTCTTCGCCCATACCACCATTCCGGCGCTCTATGCGCGCGCATTGCCGCTGTCTGCGCCGATCGTCTTCGTCATGCATTCGGGAACGAACGATTTCACCGAGCATCGATGGCTCGGGCGGGCCGAGCGGCTGCTGTCGCGGCGAGCGAGGGCCGTCGTCGGCGTGTCGCAGCGCAACGTCGATCAGTATGCGGCGGTGATCGGTCGGCATCCCGCGCTGTTCGTGGTGCCCAACGGCGTCGACGTCGATCGGTTCAGTCATGCGACCGGCGTCGCGGGCATGGCCGACGCCGCGAACGCCGCGTCGGCGCTTTGCGGTTCCAACGAGGGCCGGGGCGTGCGGGTAGGTAATGGCAATGTGGGCAATGCGGGCAATGCCGCCGATGCGAGCGATGCGGTTGACGATGCCGACGGCCATACCGACACGCGACCCGCGCGGTGCATCGTTCAAATCGGACGCTATATGCCCGAGAAGGGGCAACTCGACACCGTGCACGCCTTTCGCAAGGTTCTGGCGCGCGAACCGGGCACGCGGCTGCATTTATGCGGTGTCGTCGAGGACCGTGCCTATCATGCGCGCATCGTCTCGCTCGTCGACACGCTCGGGCTCGCATCGAGCATCCGAATCGACGGGCCGCGTATGGACGTGCCCGATCTGCTTGCCCAAGCCGACGTCTTCGCGATGCCGTCGCGTTTCGAAGCGAACAGCGTCGGCTTTCTCGAGGCGCTCGCATCGGGCATTCCGATCGTCGCTAATACGATTCCCGCATTCAGCTTCGCGCGCAGCTACGCGGGTGTGCGCCTCGTCGACACGGCGGACGTCGAGACCTTCGGCTGCGCGCTGGCCGACGCGCTCGCCCAGCCGCGTTCGCCGCGTCGCCTCGACGGTTTGAGGCTCGAGGACACCGCGCGCCGATATCTCGAGATCGCGCGGCGCGTGCTCGGCTAGGTCTACTTCTACGTCGCCTTGGCCGGGCGGCCCAGCCTCATAGCGTGCGGGCCTGCGAGTGTTCCGCGGCGCGAGGCTGCGTCACGGCACTGACGATGACGAGCACGACGACGTTCAGCACGAGCGCAACGAGGCCGATGTTGATGTCCTTGAGCTTGTCGGGCAAGAATGGGAACCATTGCCCGATGCTCGCATGCGTGAGTGTCGTGTAGGCGACCACCGCCACGCCCGCCGCGATGCCGGCGAACGCACCTTGCTTGGTCACCCAATTGCGCGCGGCCAAGCTCGTGACGACGGCCGGGAACAACTGCGTCACGAAGCTGTAGCCCATCAGCAGCAGCGCCACGATCGTTTCGCCGCCGCGCAGCGTGAAGTAGACGGCGATGAGCGCAATCACGGGCACGAGTACGCGGGCGAGCTTGGCGACGGTGGCGTCCTTCGCTTGCCGGTCGACCGCGCCGCGGTAGACGTCGTTGGCGAGCAGCGTCGCGGCCGCGTTCAGGATCATCGAGCCCGGCACGAGGGCGGTCAGCACGCCGGCTGCGCCGATCACGCCGATGAACCACGGATCGAACGTTTGCAGCGACAAGTGGAACAGCGACAAGTCGATGTCGCTGCCCTTCAGGCCCGGCACCTTCAGCGCCGCCGCGAACCCGACGAAGAAGACGAACAGCAAGATGAGCTGATAGAGCGGCAGCACGGCCGCATTGCGCCGGAAGATGCGCTCGTCGCGCGCGGTGAAGATCGAGCCGAACGTATGCGGCCACATGAAGAAGCCGAGCGAGGTGAGCAGCACGGTCGATTGGAACCAAGCGACGCTCGAGCCTTTTGCGGGGAACGTCAAGAAGCCCGGTTTGGCTGTATCGATCGCATGGAACATCGGGGCGAAGCCGCCGTACAAATGGATCGGCAAGTACACGCCGAGGAAGATGACGACCGCGAGAATCATCGTGTCTTTCAGGACCGAATTCCACGCCGAGCCGCGCACGCCCGAGATCGTCACATAGGCCGTGACGACGATCGCGCCGATCCAGATCGCGGCGGTGGGCGAGATCACGCCGTACGAGGCCGTTGCCACGATGATGCCGAGCCCTTTGAACTGCAGCACGAGGTACGGCACGAGCGCGACCACGTCGACGATCGCGACGAGCACGCCGAGCGAAGGGCTCGCGTACTTGCTTGCGAGAAAGTGCGGTTGCGAGACGAGGCGATGCGACTTGGCGTAGCGCCAGATCGGCGGCAGCAGCCAGTAGGAAAGGATGTAGGCGAGCGTGGCGTACGACAGGATGTAATAAGCCGCCGCACCCTTGCCGTAGGCGAAGCCGCTGCCGCCGAGGAACGTGAACGTCGTATAGATTTCGCCCGCCATCAGCAGGAAGACGAACGCCGTGCCGAAGCTGCGTCCGCCGACCGACCACTGCTCGAGGTTCATGTCGTGGCCGCGGCGGGCGCGCACGCCGAGCCAGAGCGCAATGAGCGTGACGGCGACAATGATGAGAAGCGCGCTGCTCATGATCCGGCCTCCTCGCTGGGCTGCCCGCCGGCGCGGTTGGTCGGATCGAGCTTATAGACGAACGCCAT
The sequence above is a segment of the Trinickia acidisoli genome. Coding sequences within it:
- a CDS encoding glycosyltransferase family 4 protein, encoding MRILQLVLAPRLSGAEMLVKGIAIDHRRRGHTVCIASLLPAEGDFADAARELAAHQVECAFPARRHEHFARLVFLYRTIRRFAPDIVFAHTTIPALYARALPLSAPIVFVMHSGTNDFTEHRWLGRAERLLSRRARAVVGVSQRNVDQYAAVIGRHPALFVVPNGVDVDRFSHATGVAGMADAANAASALCGSNEGRGVRVGNGNVGNAGNAADASDAVDDADGHTDTRPARCIVQIGRYMPEKGQLDTVHAFRKVLAREPGTRLHLCGVVEDRAYHARIVSLVDTLGLASSIRIDGPRMDVPDLLAQADVFAMPSRFEANSVGFLEALASGIPIVANTIPAFSFARSYAGVRLVDTADVETFGCALADALAQPRSPRRLDGLRLEDTARRYLEIARRVLG
- a CDS encoding sodium:solute symporter family protein, giving the protein MSSALLIIVAVTLIALWLGVRARRGHDMNLEQWSVGGRSFGTAFVFLLMAGEIYTTFTFLGGSGFAYGKGAAAYYILSYATLAYILSYWLLPPIWRYAKSHRLVSQPHFLASKYASPSLGVLVAIVDVVALVPYLVLQFKGLGIIVATASYGVISPTAAIWIGAIVVTAYVTISGVRGSAWNSVLKDTMILAVVIFLGVYLPIHLYGGFAPMFHAIDTAKPGFLTFPAKGSSVAWFQSTVLLTSLGFFMWPHTFGSIFTARDERIFRRNAAVLPLYQLILLFVFFVGFAAALKVPGLKGSDIDLSLFHLSLQTFDPWFIGVIGAAGVLTALVPGSMILNAAATLLANDVYRGAVDRQAKDATVAKLARVLVPVIALIAVYFTLRGGETIVALLLMGYSFVTQLFPAVVTSLAARNWVTKQGAFAGIAAGVAVVAYTTLTHASIGQWFPFLPDKLKDINIGLVALVLNVVVLVIVSAVTQPRAAEHSQARTL